The following proteins are co-located in the Pedobacter sp. FW305-3-2-15-E-R2A2 genome:
- a CDS encoding amidohydrolase family protein, giving the protein MNKYFLTLFLAAATAVSGFAQANISPAPAQSKLTYVLGAKLHLGNGTVIENGYLIFDKGKITGIGDATVVRLDMSKGELIQANGKHVYPGFIAPVTNLGLAEFESVKASLDFSEIGNLNPHIRSIIAYNTDSKVPATLRSNGVLMAQVTPQGGTVSGSSSAVQLDAWNWEDAAIKKDDAMHMSWPVTPKIRPGFGNRPPTLTPELLKERTQNSINELDQLFSEAKAYAETAKPAVSNARLAAMKNLFNGSQKLFISVDGQKDILAAVNFAKKYQITPVIVGGDEAYLAIDFLKQNNISVVVKQPHALPNATDDDVNMPYKNAAVLVNAGLNVVISIDGYWQQRNLPFMAGTVAAWGLDPEKALQTITLNTAKVLGIEKTTGSLETGKDATFFISSGDALDMRSNHVEKAFIQGRDINLDNLHKQLDKKFSDKYNAQKP; this is encoded by the coding sequence ATGAATAAATATTTTTTAACCCTGTTCCTTGCCGCCGCAACCGCCGTTTCTGGTTTCGCTCAGGCTAATATCTCTCCTGCCCCGGCACAAAGTAAACTGACCTATGTATTGGGCGCCAAGCTACACCTGGGCAATGGTACCGTTATTGAAAATGGATATCTGATCTTTGATAAAGGCAAGATCACTGGCATTGGAGATGCCACGGTGGTCCGCCTGGATATGTCAAAAGGCGAATTGATCCAGGCTAATGGCAAACATGTTTATCCTGGTTTTATAGCTCCGGTAACGAATTTAGGTCTGGCGGAGTTTGAATCGGTAAAAGCATCGCTCGATTTTTCTGAGATCGGCAACCTGAACCCTCATATCCGCTCTATCATCGCTTACAATACGGATTCCAAGGTTCCTGCCACATTGAGGAGTAATGGTGTGCTGATGGCACAGGTTACCCCACAAGGAGGCACAGTTTCTGGAAGCTCCTCAGCGGTACAGCTCGACGCCTGGAACTGGGAAGACGCAGCGATCAAAAAAGATGACGCCATGCACATGAGCTGGCCGGTAACGCCAAAGATCAGGCCTGGCTTTGGAAACCGTCCTCCTACACTTACTCCCGAATTGCTAAAAGAAAGAACACAAAATTCCATCAATGAGCTGGACCAGCTTTTTTCTGAAGCTAAGGCCTATGCGGAAACGGCTAAACCAGCAGTCAGCAATGCGCGTCTTGCAGCGATGAAGAACCTGTTTAATGGTAGTCAGAAGTTATTCATTAGTGTGGATGGGCAGAAAGACATTCTTGCGGCGGTCAATTTCGCGAAGAAATATCAGATCACTCCGGTAATCGTGGGTGGAGATGAAGCCTATCTGGCGATTGATTTTCTAAAACAAAACAACATTTCTGTCGTGGTTAAACAGCCTCATGCTCTTCCCAATGCGACGGATGACGATGTGAACATGCCTTACAAGAATGCTGCAGTTTTGGTAAATGCAGGATTGAATGTGGTGATCAGCATTGATGGTTACTGGCAGCAAAGAAACCTTCCTTTTATGGCAGGAACGGTTGCTGCATGGGGTCTTGATCCTGAAAAAGCACTACAAACCATTACCCTGAATACGGCTAAGGTACTTGGAATTGAAAAGACTACAGGCAGTTTGGAAACGGGTAAAGATGCGACTTTCTTTATCTCCTCCGGAGATGCTTTAGATATGAGATCCAATCATGTGGAAAAGGCGTTTATTCAGGGAAGGGACATCAATCTGGACAATTTACACAAACAACTGGACAAGAAATTCAGTGATAAATACAATGCACAGAAGCCCTAG
- a CDS encoding amidohydrolase family protein, which translates to MKKILLSLALVFSGTFVFAQQTYPVNGSYDIRQGMYAFTNANIVVNANQTISNGTLLIKGQTIQSVGTGTAVPKGYVVIDLKGKYIYPSLVDAFTAYGVAEGSRQGTGGPRQSIFISTKKGAYGWNEAIRPETHVSTIFAIDTKKADELRKAGFGSVNVINRDGISRGTSSAVTLSDERENSIILKPQTAANYSFNKGTSQNDYPTSLMGSIALLRQTYYDAQWYAKQKEEYNISLEEFNKQQELPQIFEADGWQNILRADKIAKEFGKQYIIKSSGDEYQRIDAVKGTGASLIIPINFVKAYDVADPADARAVTLAQMKGWEMAPANPGVLEKAGIRFSLTAHGLDKPADFWTNIRSAIDNGLSQKQALLAVTEVPAAMIGISDKVGTIEKGKLANFIITSDSLFKKSNLVLENWVQGKRFITYQKDEKDTTSKAAAKKEEPVQKLATGTLIYPFTAFGNASPLKQETVLLKNATVWTNEKEGILQNADVLLENGKIKSVGKNLSAGNAKVIDATGKHITPGLIDEHSHIAGTGGINEGAQSSSAEVRIADIINSEDVNIYRQLAGGVTTSQILHGSANPVGGQAQLIKLRWGKLPEELKFAGSDGFIKFALGENVKQSNFGSGARFPVTRMGVEQSFVDQFTRAKEYKAAMAVKGSAVRRDLELDAIVEILDNKRFITCHSYVQSEINMLMNVADSLGFKINTFTHILEGYKVADKMKARGINASTFSDWWAYKMEVAEAIPYNGKIMHNVGITTAFNSDDAEMARRLNQEAGKAVLYGGVPEEDALKFVTLNPAKMLHIDNKVGSIKAGKDADVVIWSAHPLSIYAKAEQTFVDGISYWDINRDEQVRKAQNTERERLIKKMQDSKSKGSKTQRPVAESPRMYHCETVEDYAMELNESERTHTHE; encoded by the coding sequence ATGAAGAAAATTCTACTCTCGCTTGCGTTGGTCTTTTCTGGTACTTTTGTATTTGCACAGCAAACCTATCCTGTCAATGGTTCTTACGACATCAGGCAGGGTATGTATGCTTTCACCAATGCAAATATTGTAGTGAATGCCAACCAGACCATCTCTAACGGAACCTTATTAATTAAAGGACAGACCATCCAGTCTGTAGGCACAGGAACAGCGGTACCGAAAGGTTATGTTGTGATTGACCTGAAAGGCAAATACATTTATCCCTCACTCGTGGATGCTTTTACCGCTTATGGCGTAGCAGAAGGCAGTCGCCAGGGAACAGGTGGTCCACGCCAATCGATTTTTATCTCTACGAAAAAAGGAGCTTATGGCTGGAATGAAGCCATTCGTCCGGAAACACATGTCAGTACGATCTTTGCCATAGACACAAAAAAAGCAGACGAGCTGCGTAAAGCAGGGTTTGGCAGTGTCAATGTGATCAACAGAGACGGCATCTCCCGCGGAACCTCTTCGGCGGTGACTTTAAGCGACGAACGGGAAAACAGCATCATCCTGAAACCCCAGACTGCCGCCAATTATTCCTTCAATAAGGGGACTTCACAAAACGATTACCCGACCTCATTGATGGGATCTATCGCGCTCCTGCGTCAGACCTATTACGATGCACAATGGTATGCCAAACAGAAAGAAGAGTACAACATCTCTCTGGAAGAGTTTAACAAACAACAAGAGCTGCCTCAGATCTTTGAAGCCGATGGCTGGCAAAATATTCTGCGCGCCGATAAAATTGCAAAAGAGTTCGGCAAACAATACATCATCAAATCAAGTGGAGATGAATACCAGAGAATTGATGCCGTAAAAGGCACCGGAGCCAGTCTGATCATTCCCATCAACTTTGTGAAGGCCTACGATGTTGCAGATCCTGCAGATGCAAGAGCAGTGACACTGGCACAAATGAAAGGCTGGGAAATGGCCCCTGCCAATCCGGGAGTTCTGGAAAAAGCAGGGATCAGGTTTTCTTTAACCGCTCATGGCCTGGATAAACCAGCTGATTTCTGGACCAATATCCGTTCGGCAATAGACAATGGATTGAGTCAGAAACAAGCTTTACTCGCCGTTACGGAGGTTCCCGCAGCAATGATTGGGATTTCCGATAAGGTAGGTACGATTGAAAAAGGCAAACTGGCCAACTTCATCATTACTTCCGACAGCTTATTTAAAAAGAGCAACCTGGTTCTCGAAAACTGGGTTCAGGGAAAACGCTTCATCACCTATCAAAAAGACGAAAAAGATACGACGTCAAAAGCCGCTGCGAAAAAAGAAGAACCGGTACAAAAACTGGCAACAGGCACGCTGATCTATCCATTCACAGCTTTCGGCAATGCCAGTCCTTTAAAACAAGAAACAGTATTATTGAAAAATGCGACCGTTTGGACGAATGAAAAAGAGGGCATTTTACAGAATGCAGATGTCTTACTCGAAAACGGAAAGATCAAATCGGTAGGTAAAAACCTAAGTGCGGGTAATGCAAAAGTAATTGATGCGACCGGAAAACACATCACTCCCGGTCTGATCGACGAGCATTCCCATATCGCGGGAACAGGCGGGATCAATGAAGGCGCTCAATCTTCCTCCGCAGAAGTACGGATTGCAGACATCATCAATTCTGAAGACGTTAATATTTACCGTCAGCTGGCAGGTGGGGTCACCACTTCACAGATCCTTCATGGCTCTGCGAACCCGGTAGGCGGACAGGCACAACTGATCAAACTCCGTTGGGGGAAACTTCCTGAGGAGCTAAAATTTGCCGGTTCTGATGGCTTTATCAAGTTTGCGCTTGGGGAGAACGTAAAGCAAAGTAATTTTGGTTCCGGAGCACGTTTTCCGGTAACAAGAATGGGAGTAGAACAATCTTTTGTGGATCAGTTTACCCGTGCAAAAGAATATAAAGCGGCAATGGCTGTCAAAGGAAGCGCCGTACGTCGTGATCTGGAGCTGGATGCGATTGTAGAAATTCTGGACAACAAACGTTTCATCACCTGTCACTCTTACGTGCAGTCGGAGATCAATATGCTGATGAATGTGGCCGATAGTCTTGGCTTTAAGATCAACACTTTTACCCATATTCTGGAAGGCTATAAAGTGGCCGATAAAATGAAAGCGCGAGGCATCAATGCTTCTACGTTTTCTGATTGGTGGGCTTATAAAATGGAGGTTGCAGAAGCCATTCCTTACAATGGAAAGATCATGCACAACGTTGGAATCACTACCGCTTTCAATTCAGATGATGCGGAAATGGCCCGCAGGCTAAACCAGGAAGCAGGAAAAGCGGTATTATATGGCGGTGTTCCTGAAGAAGATGCCTTGAAATTCGTGACCTTAAACCCGGCAAAAATGCTGCACATTGACAACAAAGTGGGCAGTATCAAAGCAGGTAAAGATGCGGATGTGGTGATCTGGTCAGCACACCCTTTATCTATTTACGCCAAAGCAGAGCAAACATTTGTGGATGGCATCTCTTACTGGGACATCAATCGTGATGAACAGGTAAGAAAAGCGCAAAACACAGAGCGCGAAAGGCTCATCAAAAAAATGCAGGACAGCAAAAGTAAAGGAAGCAAAACACAACGCCCTGTTGCAGAAAGCCCGCGCATGTACCATTGCGAAACGGTAGAAGATTATGCTATGGAACTAAACGAATCAGAAAGGACACATACTCATGAATAA
- a CDS encoding cytochrome B — protein sequence MNFYQILRSAHSGWRYLVLILLVLAIVQALTGWLGKKPYTEGNRKLNVFTLIFTHVQILFGLILYFMSPLVEAGIRYWKMEHISMMIFAAILITVGNARSKRIVEPAGKHRTIALYFGLGLIMIVAAIIAMIKADPARTFWGVS from the coding sequence ATGAATTTCTATCAGATTTTGAGAAGTGCGCATTCAGGATGGCGTTACTTGGTTTTAATTTTATTGGTATTGGCAATCGTTCAGGCATTGACAGGATGGTTGGGTAAAAAACCATACACAGAAGGAAACAGGAAATTGAATGTTTTTACATTGATCTTTACCCATGTCCAAATTTTATTTGGCTTGATATTATACTTTATGAGCCCTTTAGTAGAGGCGGGAATTAGATATTGGAAAATGGAGCACATCTCAATGATGATTTTTGCAGCCATTTTAATCACTGTCGGAAACGCAAGATCGAAGCGAATAGTGGAGCCAGCAGGTAAACATCGCACTATTGCCCTTTATTTTGGTCTTGGACTAATCATGATTGTTGCCGCAATTATCGCAATGATCAAGGCTGATCCTGCAAGGACATTCTGGGGAGTATCATAA
- a CDS encoding anthranilate synthase component I family protein: MKNYIINTTYKKRLADTTTPVSIYLRLRDVFPNTILLESSDYHSRENSVSYVCAEPVAGITLNNGILSSYFPDGKKSEKENFVLTEEIDAFKQQFQPGVVEDTRYISNGLFGYFTWNAIPQFEDITFKAECPKEEEIPVMQYHIYRYIIAIDHFKNEVTLFKNTFNGDEDEDLTKMEYLVQNKNFPEYSFKTTGEEHSNLTDQGFMDIVDKMKTHILRGDVFQIVPSRAFKQGFLGDEFNVYRCLRSINPSPYLFYFDYGSFKLFGSSPEAQITIKNNVANIFPIAGTFKRTGNDEEDAELARKLEQDPKESAEHVMLVDLARNDLSRHCSGVEVKSFKEVQYYSHLIHLVSKVSGNLQKNTSAFKVVADTYPAGTLSGAPKYRAMQLIDEYEGLGRNFYAGAIGYMGFDDKFNHAIMIRTFMSKNNQLHYRAGAGIVADSIPENEMNEVNNKIAALRRAIEMATGI; the protein is encoded by the coding sequence ATGAAGAACTATATAATTAATACCACTTACAAGAAGCGCCTTGCCGATACCACGACTCCGGTGAGCATCTATCTGAGGTTAAGAGATGTGTTCCCAAATACCATTTTATTGGAAAGTTCCGACTACCACAGCCGGGAGAACTCTGTGAGCTATGTCTGCGCAGAACCTGTTGCAGGAATTACCCTCAACAACGGCATCTTATCTTCCTACTTCCCTGATGGAAAGAAAAGTGAAAAAGAGAACTTTGTGCTGACCGAAGAAATTGATGCTTTCAAACAACAGTTTCAACCAGGAGTAGTGGAAGATACCCGCTATATCTCTAACGGTTTGTTCGGATATTTTACCTGGAATGCCATCCCTCAATTTGAAGACATTACTTTCAAAGCGGAATGCCCAAAGGAAGAAGAAATTCCGGTGATGCAATACCATATTTACCGGTACATCATCGCGATTGACCACTTTAAAAACGAAGTTACCCTCTTCAAAAATACTTTTAACGGAGATGAAGATGAGGACCTGACCAAGATGGAATACCTGGTTCAGAATAAAAATTTCCCGGAATACAGCTTTAAAACCACGGGTGAAGAGCATTCAAACCTGACGGATCAGGGCTTTATGGATATTGTCGACAAGATGAAGACGCATATCCTGCGTGGTGATGTATTTCAGATCGTTCCATCCAGAGCATTTAAACAGGGTTTCTTAGGGGATGAGTTTAATGTATATCGTTGCCTGCGTTCCATCAACCCTTCTCCATACCTGTTCTATTTCGATTATGGAAGCTTTAAGCTGTTCGGCTCCTCGCCGGAAGCACAGATCACGATAAAAAATAATGTAGCTAATATTTTCCCGATTGCCGGAACCTTCAAAAGAACCGGAAATGATGAGGAGGATGCAGAACTGGCCAGAAAATTAGAACAGGATCCTAAGGAAAGTGCAGAACATGTGATGCTGGTAGACCTGGCAAGAAATGACCTGAGCAGACATTGTAGCGGGGTAGAAGTAAAGTCCTTCAAAGAAGTACAATACTATTCACATCTGATTCACCTGGTTTCCAAAGTAAGTGGAAATCTTCAAAAGAACACTTCTGCCTTTAAGGTGGTGGCAGATACTTATCCTGCCGGAACATTGAGCGGTGCACCCAAATACAGGGCAATGCAACTCATCGATGAATACGAAGGACTGGGACGTAACTTCTATGCCGGAGCCATTGGCTATATGGGTTTTGATGATAAGTTCAACCATGCCATCATGATCCGTACTTTCATGAGTAAAAATAACCAGCTGCATTACAGGGCGGGTGCGGGTATCGTGGCAGATTCCATCCCTGAAAATGAGATGAATGAAGTAAATAATAAAATTGCAGCCCTTCGCCGGGCAATAGAAATGGCTACAGGAATATAA
- a CDS encoding aminodeoxychorismate/anthranilate synthase component II: MQKKVLVIDNYDSFTYNLVHLINELGREVEVWRNDKFDLADVDQYDQIILSPGPGIPEEAGLLLEVIKKYAPTKSIFGVCLGQQAIAEAFGGTLLNLGRPMHGIATPITVLDKEEVMFIDCPETINVGRYHSWVVSNEGLPECLTVTATDKDNEIMALRHNEFNVRGVQFHPESVLTEYGKQMMKNWLAH; this comes from the coding sequence ATGCAGAAGAAAGTACTGGTAATCGACAATTACGATTCATTCACCTATAATTTAGTGCATTTAATCAATGAACTGGGTAGAGAGGTGGAAGTGTGGCGTAACGATAAGTTCGACCTGGCAGATGTCGACCAATATGATCAGATCATCCTTTCTCCAGGTCCCGGAATTCCGGAAGAAGCGGGATTGCTTTTGGAAGTGATCAAAAAATATGCGCCCACTAAAAGTATCTTTGGTGTTTGTTTAGGGCAACAGGCAATTGCAGAAGCATTTGGCGGAACTTTACTAAATTTAGGTCGCCCGATGCATGGAATTGCAACACCCATTACGGTACTGGATAAAGAAGAAGTGATGTTTATAGATTGCCCGGAAACAATTAATGTAGGACGTTACCATTCCTGGGTAGTCAGCAATGAAGGATTGCCGGAATGCCTTACCGTAACTGCAACTGATAAAGACAACGAAATCATGGCGCTAAGACACAACGAGTTCAATGTCAGAGGTGTTCAGTTTCACCCGGAAAGCGTCCTTACGGAATATGGTAAACAAATGATGAAAAACTGGTTAGCCCATTAA
- the trpC gene encoding indole-3-glycerol phosphate synthase TrpC: MNILDKIVLRKREEVELAKANVSIKQLEAALHFNRVPYSFEDFLLDDQRSGIIAEFKRRSPSKGIINDKVTVEEVTTAYAAAGASALSVLTDVDFFGGHTNDLLAARAANQIPILRKDFMIDEYQILEAKALGADIILLIAAILTPDEIEDLAVFAKSLGLNVLLEVHNLEELQRSVIPELDAIGVNNRNLADFSVNIQTSFDLVDEIPDDFLKISESAISNPQTINELRAAGFDGFLIGENFMKTENPGASMTDFVSQLISV; the protein is encoded by the coding sequence ATGAATATTTTAGATAAAATCGTACTGCGCAAAAGAGAAGAAGTGGAACTCGCTAAAGCGAATGTTTCCATCAAACAACTGGAAGCAGCCTTACATTTCAACCGTGTTCCTTATTCCTTTGAAGATTTTTTACTGGACGATCAGCGCAGTGGTATCATCGCGGAATTTAAACGACGTTCCCCTTCAAAAGGCATCATTAATGACAAAGTGACTGTTGAAGAGGTAACTACGGCATATGCAGCTGCAGGTGCTTCCGCTTTATCTGTATTAACGGATGTAGATTTTTTCGGTGGACATACCAATGACCTGCTGGCCGCAAGGGCAGCCAATCAGATTCCGATCTTAAGAAAAGATTTCATGATCGATGAGTACCAGATCCTGGAAGCCAAAGCTTTAGGAGCTGACATCATCTTGCTCATTGCGGCGATCCTGACTCCGGATGAGATCGAAGACCTGGCGGTCTTCGCTAAAAGTCTCGGTTTAAACGTGTTATTGGAGGTTCATAACCTGGAAGAATTGCAAAGAAGTGTCATTCCCGAACTGGATGCAATTGGGGTGAACAACCGCAATCTTGCTGATTTCTCGGTGAACATTCAAACCTCTTTTGACCTGGTAGATGAGATTCCGGACGACTTCCTGAAGATCTCTGAAAGTGCCATCAGCAACCCACAGACGATTAATGAGCTGCGTGCTGCGGGATTCGATGGTTTCCTGATTGGGGAGAACTTTATGAAAACCGAAAACCCGGGAGCATCCATGACCGACTTTGTCAGTCAGCTGATCTCGGTATAA
- the hflX gene encoding GTPase HflX, translating into MGKQKYYDTALKPERAVLVGVIRPGETQEETKEFLDELAFLVDTAGGVVDRSFTQKMLKPDRATFVGTGKLEEIAAYVKSEEIDMVVFDDELSPSQLRNVERELQVKVLDRSNLILDIFAGRAQTAQAKTQVELAQLQYLLPRLTRLWTHLERQKGGIGMRGPGETQIESDRRMILEKISLLKSRLKLIDKQNETQRKNRAELIRVALVGYTNVGKSTIMNMLSKSEVFAENKLFATLDTTVRKVVIENLPFLLSDTVGFIRKLPHHLVECFKSTLDEVREADILLHVVDVSHANFEDQINVVNETLKDLGARDKPTIMVFNKIDAYVSPEVDTENEEKTTLTLEEFERSWMANDNAPALFISAIHKENLEEFKQLLYDKVVALHTERYPYDKLLY; encoded by the coding sequence ATGGGAAAACAGAAATATTATGATACCGCGCTTAAACCCGAACGTGCTGTTCTGGTTGGCGTAATTAGACCAGGAGAAACCCAGGAAGAAACCAAAGAGTTTTTGGATGAACTGGCATTCCTGGTAGATACTGCCGGTGGTGTGGTAGACCGTTCGTTTACGCAGAAAATGCTGAAACCAGACCGTGCTACCTTCGTAGGTACAGGGAAATTAGAAGAAATAGCGGCTTATGTAAAGTCGGAAGAGATAGATATGGTTGTTTTTGATGATGAATTGTCACCATCACAACTTAGAAACGTGGAGCGCGAACTTCAGGTAAAAGTCCTGGACAGGAGTAACCTGATCCTCGATATTTTCGCCGGAAGGGCACAAACTGCACAGGCAAAAACGCAGGTAGAGCTGGCTCAGCTACAATACCTGTTGCCACGATTAACCCGTTTATGGACCCACTTGGAGCGCCAAAAAGGGGGTATCGGAATGAGAGGTCCCGGGGAAACTCAGATTGAGAGTGACAGAAGGATGATTCTCGAAAAAATCTCTTTACTGAAGAGCCGCCTGAAATTAATTGATAAGCAGAACGAAACACAACGTAAAAACCGCGCAGAACTGATCCGCGTGGCATTGGTGGGTTATACCAACGTAGGCAAATCGACGATCATGAACATGTTGTCGAAATCTGAAGTGTTTGCAGAGAACAAACTTTTCGCAACATTGGATACGACGGTACGTAAAGTGGTGATCGAAAACCTGCCTTTTCTTTTGTCAGATACGGTAGGATTCATTAGAAAACTGCCTCACCATCTGGTAGAATGTTTTAAATCTACCCTCGATGAGGTGCGCGAAGCCGATATCCTGCTCCATGTAGTCGACGTCTCACATGCCAATTTCGAAGATCAGATCAACGTAGTAAACGAAACCCTGAAAGATCTTGGTGCCAGGGATAAACCTACGATTATGGTGTTCAACAAGATTGATGCGTATGTGAGCCCGGAAGTAGATACCGAAAATGAGGAGAAAACTACGCTGACACTCGAAGAGTTTGAGCGCAGCTGGATGGCCAACGACAATGCGCCTGCCTTATTCATCTCTGCAATACACAAAGAGAATTTAGAAGAATTTAAGCAATTATTGTACGATAAAGTTGTCGCTTTACATACCGAGCGCTATCCTTATGATAAGCTGTTATATTAA
- the rbfA gene encoding 30S ribosome-binding factor RbfA, which produces MESKRQQKFAGVLQEELAAIFQREGAAYLPNTLVTITKVRVSPDLAVAKVYLSFLNTNNTTLSVAEVNSHSSEIRYKLGARIRHQARVVPTLTFFVDDTNEYVEHMDKLFDKISKERKETDEEAE; this is translated from the coding sequence ATGGAAAGTAAACGTCAGCAGAAATTTGCCGGAGTCCTGCAAGAGGAATTAGCAGCTATATTTCAACGTGAAGGAGCAGCATATTTACCAAATACCCTTGTCACCATTACCAAAGTTCGTGTTTCTCCGGATTTGGCGGTAGCAAAGGTTTATTTAAGCTTTTTAAACACCAACAATACCACTTTATCTGTGGCAGAAGTAAATTCTCATTCCAGTGAGATCAGGTATAAATTAGGTGCAAGAATCCGCCATCAGGCGAGAGTGGTGCCTACCTTAACCTTCTTTGTGGATGATACCAATGAATATGTAGAGCACATGGATAAGCTGTTCGACAAAATTTCAAAGGAACGTAAAGAGACAGACGAAGAAGCGGAATAA
- a CDS encoding peptidoglycan DD-metalloendopeptidase family protein — MQVAGQRETQLNLEGIAIGKVVDFDPQSDQLYTFDLTANNTAITLEILEDTTTFSTWVADELSAHSARYGIGGYDEHRTIYARSHHFDTAEEPRRLHLGVDIWGPAGTPVYNFHDAVVHSFKFNDQYGDYGATIILKYNLNGQVFHALYGHLSLDSLTGLEEGQAIPAGKAFARFGIPEENGFWPPHLHFQLIFNMYAFKGDYPGVCQYSKKAAFLGNSPDPAPILKHTFKSALI; from the coding sequence ATGCAGGTAGCAGGACAAAGGGAAACACAGTTAAATCTGGAAGGCATAGCAATTGGAAAAGTGGTAGACTTTGATCCTCAATCGGATCAGCTTTATACCTTTGACCTGACTGCAAATAACACGGCCATCACACTGGAAATCCTGGAAGATACCACTACTTTTAGTACCTGGGTAGCAGATGAGCTCAGCGCTCATTCTGCCCGCTATGGAATAGGCGGCTATGATGAACACCGGACCATCTATGCCCGGAGTCATCATTTTGATACTGCCGAAGAGCCCCGTCGCTTACACCTCGGGGTCGACATCTGGGGCCCTGCAGGAACGCCGGTCTACAATTTTCATGATGCGGTAGTCCATAGCTTTAAATTCAATGACCAGTATGGGGATTATGGGGCAACCATTATCCTGAAATATAACCTCAACGGACAGGTTTTTCATGCGCTATACGGGCACCTGAGCCTGGATTCCCTGACCGGACTGGAGGAGGGGCAAGCGATTCCTGCGGGTAAGGCTTTTGCCCGTTTTGGCATCCCGGAAGAGAATGGTTTCTGGCCGCCACACCTGCATTTTCAACTGATTTTTAATATGTACGCCTTTAAAGGCGATTATCCCGGAGTATGTCAGTATTCCAAAAAAGCAGCCTTTCTGGGCAATTCCCCTGATCCTGCCCCAATATTAAAACACACTTTTAAATCTGCATTGATTTAA
- a CDS encoding energy transducer TonB: MGRILLALFLLVGFTVQAQPQLKGGLEAFVTANKVYPPYSLQNCIEGLVNIGFKLNKKGEVYYSVVRKGIGTDLDDEALRLIRLSSGQWEVPTGHDSTLVLIAPMVFNLSGYGCDLKTKEDIQRAIANYKTSEGMTNAVLNFYKNKDSVKYKPEEEARILRLKAELGYDEAYLKERINDGKRKLKQKDLQGACEDFLFVKHMGSKLADELIAQYCR; this comes from the coding sequence ATGGGCAGAATTCTTTTAGCACTATTTCTTCTGGTTGGATTTACCGTTCAGGCGCAGCCTCAATTAAAAGGAGGTCTGGAGGCATTTGTTACGGCCAATAAGGTCTATCCTCCATACTCCCTGCAAAATTGTATTGAAGGGCTGGTAAACATCGGATTTAAGCTCAATAAAAAAGGCGAGGTCTACTATTCTGTGGTTCGTAAAGGGATCGGAACGGATCTAGACGATGAAGCATTGAGGTTGATCCGCCTGAGCAGTGGTCAATGGGAGGTTCCTACAGGGCACGATTCGACCCTGGTCCTGATTGCGCCGATGGTGTTTAACCTGTCCGGTTATGGCTGCGACCTCAAAACTAAGGAAGACATTCAGCGTGCCATTGCCAATTATAAAACCAGTGAGGGGATGACCAATGCCGTCCTGAATTTCTATAAAAACAAAGATTCGGTAAAATATAAACCCGAAGAAGAGGCGAGAATCTTACGCTTAAAGGCGGAACTGGGGTATGACGAGGCTTATCTAAAGGAGCGGATCAATGATGGCAAACGCAAGTTGAAACAAAAAGACCTGCAAGGTGCCTGTGAAGACTTCCTGTTTGTAAAGCACATGGGTTCAAAGCTGGCAGATGAGCTGATCGCTCAATATTGCCGCTAA